A single Amphiura filiformis chromosome 8, Afil_fr2py, whole genome shotgun sequence DNA region contains:
- the LOC140158820 gene encoding uncharacterized protein: VIFWLPYDAPPWTKGLKGVPSHKVELAQCNTPIQRWNLPGVPDDFEIFIKRDDLTGSVLSGNKVRKLEFLFADAIKQGCSSIITCGGTQSNFCRATCICAKTLGMKAHLLLKTDKDPADVPCAGNYLLDHMVGAHVYFLPTNLGLHEDVWPRMRQLADTIEKETGKKAYTTPPGGSTSVGMFGYVNAFHEMTKQDAFESITDVVSATGSGGTAAGLIVGNHLTGNKVKLHGMVVSDTGPFHHNEVNQMLRDVELQKADGSGLTSEDSINLLDGPIGAGYALSSQDELEFIRDVAQHTGIILDPVYTGKSVFHLVKQLQTNPGMFKGKKIIFLHTGGMFALFDGRMQDVFAEASQKVTVWKEFTDKAPLKV; the protein is encoded by the exons GTCATTTTTTGGTTGCCATATGATGCCCCTCCCTGGACTAAAGGACTCAAAGGTGTTCCATCTCACAAAGTTGAG CTAGCACAATGTAACACACCTATCCAGAGGTGGAACCTTCCTGGTGTGCCAgatgattttgagatattcatCAAGCGAGATGATTTGACTGGCAGTGTCCTCTCTGGAAATAAG GTAAGAAAGTTGGAGTTCCTATTTGCTGATGCCATCAAGCAGGGCTGTTCATCCATTATTACTTGTGGAGGCACTCAATCTAATTTCTGCCGAGCGACTTGTATTTGTGCAAAGACATTAGGAATGAAAGCACATCTTTTGCTGAAAACTGACAAG GATCCAGCTGATGTTCCTTGTGCAGGTAATTATCTACTAGATCATATGGTTGGTGCTCATGTCTATTTTCTGCCAACAAATCTAGGATTGCATGAAGATGTATGGCCAAGGATGAGACAGCTTGCAGACACCATTGA gaAGGAAACGGGTAAGAAAGCTTATACAACGCCACCAGGTGGTTCAACTTCAGTGGGTATGTTTGGATATGTCAATGCCTTCCATGAGATGACTAAGCAG GATGCATTTGAATCTATCACTGATGTAGTCTCTGCAACAGGCAGTGGAGGCACAGCTGCTGGTCTGATTGTTGGCAATCACCTTACTGGAAACAAAGTCAA acTCCATGGTATGGTTGTGAGTGACACAGGACCTTTTCATCACAATGAAGTCAATCAGATGTTAAGAGATGTTGAGCTTCAGAAGGCTGATGGCAGTGGCCTGACATCGGAAGACTCAATTAACTTGCTAGATGGCCCTATTGGAGCTGGATATGCCTTGTCATCTCAAGATGAACTAG AATTTATACGAGATGTAGCCCAACACACAGGCATTATATTGGATCCTGTCTACACTGGTAAATCTGTCTTTCATCTCGTCAAGCAGCTACAGACCAATCCAGGAATGTTTAAAGGAAAGAAGATTATCTTTCTTCACACAG GGGGAATGTTTGCCTTATTTGATGGTCGGATGCAAGATGTTTTTGCAGAAGCCAGCCAAAAAGTTACTGTATGGAAGGAATTTACAGACAAAGCACCGTTGAAGGTGTGA